In the Nocardioides panaciterrulae genome, ACGGTGGCGCCGTACGCCGACGCGAGCGGCTGGAAGGTCGAGTCCGAGGACGGGCTGACCGAGGAGGGGGCGACCGCCGGGTCGGTGCTGGCCGTGGTCGACGGCCTGCTCGCGGGTGACGACGGCGCGGTGATCTGCACCCACCGCCCGGTGCTGCCCGCGGTCTTCGACGCGCTCGGGGTCGAGGACCCGCAGCTCGACCCCGCCGGGATGCTGGTCGCCCACGTCCGCAAGGGGCGGGTGGTGGCCACCGAGGTGCAGCAGCCCCGCTGAATGCCACCCGCGGGCAGGCCGGTGCACGTGACGCTCGTCCCAGGCCCGGCCCGATGTCGTCCAACCGGTCGGTGACGTTCACCCCTCGTTCACCGACGGCCACGGAACCCGTCACCTCGGCTCCCTACCTTCACTGGTGTCATCCCCGAGAAAGACATCAGGAGATCCGAAGTGAAGCGCACTTCCATCCGCCGCGCCGCCCTGCCCGGCATTGCCGTCCTGGGCCTGGCGGTCTCCGTCTCCGCCTGCGCCGCGGGCAACGAGACCAGCAACTCCGGCAGCGCCAGCGGCAGCCTGAGCGGCACGCTCAACGGCGGCGGCTCGTCGGCCCAGGAGTCCGCCATGAGCGCCTGGCGCGCCGGCTTCCAGAGCCAGAACGGTGACGGCGTCACCGTCAACTACGACCCCGTCGGCTCGGGCACCGGCCGGGCGAACTTCATCTCCGGCGCCTACATGTTCGCCGGCTCCGACGCCGCGCTGAGCACCGACGCCGGTGAGCTGGACAAGGCCAAGCAGCGCTGCGGCGGCGACGTCATCGAGGTCCCGGACTACGTGAGCCCGATCGCGGTCATCTACCACCTCGACGGTGTCGACAACCTGCAGCTGTCGCCGGAGACCCTCGCCGACATCTTCGCCGGCAAGATCACCACGTGGGACGACCCGGCGATCGCCAAGGACAATCCGGACGCCCAGCTGCCCTCGACCCGGATCACCCCCGTGCACCGCGCGGACGACTCCGGCACCACCGAGAACTTCACCGACTACCTCAACCAGGCGTCCAACGGGCACTGGAAGTGGGAGAAGGACGGCGTGTGGCCGATCAAGGGCGGCGAGTCCGGCGAGGGCACCTCCGGCCTGGTGGCCGCGGTCAAGGCCGGCCAGGGCACCATCGGCTACGCCGACGAGAGCCAGGCCGGTGACCTCGGCCAGGCCGCGATCAAGGTCGGCTCGTCGTACAACAAGCCGAGCGCCGAGGGCGCCGCGAAGGTGCTCGCGGTCTCCCCGAAGGTCCCCGGCCGGGGCAAGAACGACATGGCGATCGCGGTCGACCGCACCACGACGGAGCCGGGCGCCTACCCGATCATGCTGACGTCGTACCTCATCGCCTGCCCGACCTACGACAACGCCAACGACGCCGCGCTGGTCAAGGGCTTCATGTCCTACATCGTCTCCGACGCCGGTCAGAAGGCCGCGGCGGAGCAGGCGGGCTCGGCGCCGCTGGACCCCAAGCTGGCGAGCGAGGCCTCCTCGATCATCGACCAGATCTCCGGGAAGTAGCCATACAGCGTCAACAGCGTCAACCGCGTGCGGCGGGCCGGTCCGACCGGCCCGCCGCACACGGGCGTTCCCACCCGCATCACCGTCGGCCACTCGGGGCCGGCCGCCCGGGGGGCTGACCGGAGCAGATCCGACCAGGTCCCGAGCAGAACCGAGCAGCCGCACCCAGCAAGGAGCATCGTGTCCGTCACCACCTCACCGGAGCAGGACGCGCCGGAGACCACCAGGGCGGCGAAGCCACCCCGCAGCAGGGGGGACCGGCTCTTCGCCGGTGTCTCCCGCGCGGCCGGCCTGTTCATCCTCTTGGCCCTGGCCGGCGTCTTCGTCTTCCTCGCGATCGAGGGCTGGCCCGGCCTGAGCGCGGCCCGGGACACCTACGCGCCCAACCACGACTTCTTGTCGTACGTGTGGCCGCTCGTCTACGGCACGGTGCTCTCCTCGGTGCTGGCCCTGGCGGTCGCGGTCCCGCTGGCCTTCGGGATCGCACTGTTCATCTCCCACTACG is a window encoding:
- the pstS gene encoding phosphate ABC transporter substrate-binding protein PstS: MKRTSIRRAALPGIAVLGLAVSVSACAAGNETSNSGSASGSLSGTLNGGGSSAQESAMSAWRAGFQSQNGDGVTVNYDPVGSGTGRANFISGAYMFAGSDAALSTDAGELDKAKQRCGGDVIEVPDYVSPIAVIYHLDGVDNLQLSPETLADIFAGKITTWDDPAIAKDNPDAQLPSTRITPVHRADDSGTTENFTDYLNQASNGHWKWEKDGVWPIKGGESGEGTSGLVAAVKAGQGTIGYADESQAGDLGQAAIKVGSSYNKPSAEGAAKVLAVSPKVPGRGKNDMAIAVDRTTTEPGAYPIMLTSYLIACPTYDNANDAALVKGFMSYIVSDAGQKAAAEQAGSAPLDPKLASEASSIIDQISGK